One Anoplopoma fimbria isolate UVic2021 breed Golden Eagle Sablefish chromosome 21, Afim_UVic_2022, whole genome shotgun sequence DNA segment encodes these proteins:
- the LOC129110570 gene encoding LOW QUALITY PROTEIN: piezo-type mechanosensitive ion channel component 2-like (The sequence of the model RefSeq protein was modified relative to this genomic sequence to represent the inferred CDS: inserted 2 bases in 1 codon), whose protein sequence is MPSVLAAGLVFRVLLPLSLTAACALRFNGFSLVYVLLLLLLPLLPDPSSSGNPCRCVTAVCVSSFLFLLLQSFYQLTTATLQPEANCTSWQKTLAQLGLVSLTGSDAGSAVRQLFPDVGVLVVGLLTWRLIGRLNADTHTQETQEELLFEEDSVLGQEEEEEEEEEEEEGSRNRVLVELEFLMSKTRKMMGTMTTTGGKVLLTVLLGLTGIMFPSLSSLPYLLCFQVLCTWWAWSGQVPPLLFRCVSVMSLLYSSSHFLLLYCYQLPSLQEAWPPNRTSASVFGLVSVVSVDCSAPWRLQVNSDLSWFHFISPLMLLLLYNTVATLWRNQLIDGIGWWAMERAESTISVSCDIITATSNLSDEVSGDITAERRRELWRRTHDRRDVSSTNDSPSDSFAPPTQSTALGLDVYSTPHYSLSQSDTLETCVFEGDGWEEEEEGEEEEEQVRRRMAEEGVGAASMAFSFLLTQSYIGALIAMMAWPITYVSWLTCVLLLWSCVLWMMRERRRYTLMSSPWLVAYGNLLVVMQYVYSFPSIQEVPGLFPKKEDPCRXLASKLLCLVTFWLLLRQALTEKRDRQKDRQADTQLSNITVHVEEEQQSVDEDLQEKKKELSYEEVLLLQTGGGGVKMEALVAVITRMFVKYWIYVCGTMFFFVSFEGKIVLYKVIYMVMFLCCVALYQLNYERWRAMLRGFWVAVVVYSMLVLILVYTFQFPSSLHTWSYYTGLSKHRLEDVGLEKFSVPVLFTRIFIPAAFLLVCIVHLHYFHKPFLQLTDLKTVVDTHNSTITRLVHSDGSLFDLSVCGAPQLFLEAEKSRGLKEREEETEEKWIKEEEEYPCVFERETLSDHIKVLVSWRLVVDRLSVLFLRLLLSLQRLQHLLWWLLELHIVKIVSCYIIWVSVKEVCVFNLLFVLCVGVALPCRAWRPLLSGVCTVWTCVVTVCKMLYQLNIVQPIRYSSNCTMPGNSTADLSRSVLYSGPVDPAQWVGLRKTDGKLLDYLRYNLMMLALLAFEVTVYRHQELYRLRRNEVPPPTRTLFHDITRCHLDDSVLNCIKYFLNYFFYKFGLETCFLLAVNVIGQRMDLFAVGHAFGLISVLSKRHRKHIASVWPKYCYFLSGLLCFQYLLCIGFPPAACKDYPWRPPSSNMDSNVVKWLFLPDHLTPPNPVFLVYDFLLLLGASLQLQVFEEELQSSVQILAGDNCELIEDDGQVSDPIRRLRLNTGPDFMLCRSYLDMMKLIIFSYMFWFVLTIIFITGTTRISIFCMGYLVACFYFLLVGGDLLLKPVKSILVYWDCLIGYNVFVITMKNILSILACGFIKSLVLNHCWLIQLFSLACTIKGYTKPEQQSSKQCELPSDEAGIIWDGVCFCFLLLQRRVFRSHYFLYVVLNLQNTQLLASRGAELFEASTVKAVRARLEVEKTSMDLLKRQMERIKSRQKKFRRGKEKMLSLTQDSFHTDDQENRKGRSQKKWWRPWVNHASMVRSGDYYLFETESEEEEEEEEKKKEEQKEEELPEKSAFQFVYHAWITDSRTAMRARNNQEKLWKKNSSDRKSRKEEKRGAGGIEVTEETDEDEEKEEGPDTVLRRFSSTLRFCWVLLSALLDSLTTWLSGLCQEHIDISTVLRIERCMLTQQAKQGNVPTREAIHVYYQEQMMKASRESGLNYSTHEAEGQASAERGREQEEEAVSPDTNEELESNPDKPEPGSLSGGAQHEPEPELISGGDGPGEPEEEPVSGGDDPSEPESEPVSGRDGQGHLETEPVSIADGPGEPEAEPVSGADGPGEPEEEPVSGGDGPGEPEEEPVSGADGPGVPESEPVSGGDGPGVPESEPVSGGDGPGEPEEEPVSGADGPGEPEEEPVSGADGPGEPVSAEAPSSGVEPDWLTAEGDPVEEVKVEDYPECLVTNTIQRCRPKLSRMERVQCSSSSSSSEEEQMRSEESKPTHTGASSPSPPPPSSSPSYSLALGLDLQEEEAGQGFGRRPAQTPGERSDFLSDSASTSCPAASRAQELTASELLRSRTFYDEELEASDCFYGNQHQLLQLCYALYSILAARSETVCYLVIVLNHMVSASCLTLVLPVLVFLWAMLSVPRPSKTFWMTAIIYTEVTIVIKYFFQFGFFPFNQKLEVDRSKPFHPPNILGVEKKEGWILYDLLQLLALFYHRAILKCHGLWDQTVTMETDTVHHHDNQADSAHGAASIDPSELTSTLRRRGRRRTNSSSTQLRSPAGSVGSRAQQPGRFDLLLEKLRELSIRAKKFSISRSMSLYRPVLHFFRALVQPEYSAVTDVYVLMFLCDTVDFIIIVFGFWAFGKHSAAADITSSLSEDQVPEAFLVMVLIQFGTMVIDRALYLRKTVLGKLVFQVILVFGIHFWMFFILPTVTERRFNQNLVAQLWYFVKCVYFGLSAYQIRSGYPTRVLGNFLTKSYNYLNLFLFQGFRLVPFLTELRAVMDWVWTDTTLSLSSWICVEDVYAHCFVLKCWRESEKRYPQPRGQKKKRVVKYGMGGLIVLLLICIVWFPLLFMSLIKSVAGVVNRPIDVSLTITLGGFQPIFTMSAQQNQLKDLTEEDFSSFTSSYSYTPSALQFLEAYGHEDVTLAELQGSSNSLWTISPPSRQYLSQVLSLDHFPLTVSWTVQRNLSLGAKAELASGKHVTYLDDQTRLELIQLLNGMRSLPVVIQEVFPCFIRAPSDSNSKPIEQLYPDDHYKDILLALERSTNQSREIQDWWIVDQPAASLVPIGGEASLSDRREAGLQLFVFSDKVSPPSLGFLAGYGIMGLYASVVLVIGKFVREFFSGISHSIMFEELPCVDRILKLCTDVFLVRETGELELEEELYAKLIFLYRSPETLIKWTRR, encoded by the exons GTATCatgttcccctctctctcctccctcccctacCTCCTCTGTTTCCAGGTGTTGTGTACCTGGTGGGCGTGGTCAGGTCAGGTCCCGCCCCTCCTcttcaggtgtgtgtctgtgatgtcaCTGCTCTACTCCTCATCCCATTTCCTGCTCCTCTACTGTTACCAGCTGCCCTCCCTGCAAGAGGCGTGGCCTCCCAACCGCACCTCTGCCAG TGTGTTCGGCCTGGTGTCGGTGGTCTCCGTGGACTGTTCGGCTCCCTGGAGGCTGCAGGTGAACTCTGACCTCAGCTGGTTTCACTTCATCAGTcctctgatgctgctgctgctctacaACACTGTGGCCACTCTGTGGAGGAACCAG CTGATCGACGGCATTGGTTGGTGGGCGATGGAGAGGGCGGAGTCAACAATCAGCGTgagctgtgacatcatcactgccACCAGCAACCTGAGCGATGAGGTCAGCGGTGACATCACAgcggagagacggagagagctGTGGAGGAGAACTCATGATCGCAGAGAc GTGTCATCAACCAATGACAGTCCCTCTGACTCTTTTGCCCCGCCCACCCAGAGCACAGCCCTTGGATTGGATGTTTACTCCACGCCTCACTACTCTCTGAGCCAATCAG ACACGTTGGAGacatgtgtgtttgaaggagacggatgggaggaggaggaggagggggaagaggaggaggagcaggtgaggaggaggatggctGAGGAGGGAGTCGGTGCTGCCTCCATGGCGTTCAGCTTCCTCCTCACACAGAGTTACATCGGTGCTCTGATCGCCATGATGGCGTGGCCCATCACGTACGTGTCGTGGCTGACGTGTGTCCTGCTGCTGTGGTCGTGTGTCCTCTGGATGATGCGAGAGCGTCGCCGGTACACGCTGATGTCATCGCCCTGGCTGGTCGCCTACGGCAACCTGCTGGTCGTCATGCAGTACGTCTACAGCTTCCCCTCCATCCAGGAAGTCCCCGGACTGTTCCCGAAAAAAGAAGATCCCTGCAG GCTGGCCTCcaag TTGTTGTGTCTGGTGACCTTCTGGCTGCTGCTGCGTCAGGCGCTTActgagaagagagacagacagaaagacagacaggcagacacacagctgtctAACATCACTGTCCACGTGGAAG aggagcagcagagtgtgGATGAGGAtctgcaggagaagaagaaggagctgtCCTAtgaggaggtgctgctcctgcagacaggaggaggaggagtgaagaTGGAGGCTCTTGTTGCTGTGATTACCAGGATGTTTGTTAAATACTGGATCTACGTCTGTGGaaccatgtttttctttgttagtTTTGAAGGAAAAATCGTCCTCTACAAAGTCATCTACATGGTTATGTTCCTCTGCTGCGTCGCCCTCTACCAG tTGAACTACGAGCGTTGGCGTGCCATGCTCAGGGGTTTCTGGGTAGCCGTGGTGGTTTACTCCATGTTGGTCCTCATCCTGGTCTACACCTTCCAGTTTCCCTCGTCCCTCCACACCTGGAGCTACTACACTGGACTAAGCAAGCACAG GTTGGAGGATGTTGGTTTGGAGAAGTTCTCAGTTCCTGTTCTCTTCACCAGGATCTTCATCCCCGCTGCGTTCCTTTTG GTGTGTATTGTACACCTGCATTACTTCCACAAGCCGTTCCTGCAGCTGACCGACCTGAAGActgtggtggacacacacaacagcacCATCACCAG gttggTCCACTCTGACGGCAGCCTGTTCGACCTGTCGGTGTGTGGAGCTCCTCAGCTCTTCCTGGAGGCGGAGAAGAGCCGAGGactaaaggagagagaggaggagaccgAAGAGAAGTGgataaaagaggaggaggagtacccctgtgtgtttgagagggaaACCCTGTCTGACCACATTAAAG TGCTGGTCTCCTGGAGGTTGGTTGTGGATCGTCTCTCTGTTCTGTTCCTgcgcctcctcctctccttgcaGCGCCTGCAGCATCTCCTCTGGTGGCTCCTGGAACTGCACATTGTCAAGATCGTCTCCTGCTACATCATCTGGGTCTCTGTGAAGGAG gtgtgtgtgtttaacctgCTGTTCGTGCTGTGTGTGGGCGTGGCTCTGCCCTGCAGGGCATGGCGCCCCCTGCTGTCAGGAGTCTGTACAGTTTGGACCTGTGTGGTGACCGTCTGCAAGATGTTGTACCAACTCAACATCGTTCAGCCAATCAGATACTCCTCAAACTGCACCATG cCAGGCAACTCCACTGCTGACCTGTCTCGCTCTGTTTTGTATTCTGGTCCAGTTGACCCCGCCCAGTGGGTGGGGCTTCGAAAGACGGACGGAAAACTGCTTGACTACCTGAGG TATAACCTGATgatgttagcgctgttagcctTCGAGGTGACAGTTTACAGACACCAGGAGCTCTACCGTCTCCGCCGTAACGAAGTCCCGCCCCCTACCAGAACGCTGTTTCATGACATCACCAGGTGTCACCTGGACGACAGCGTGCTAAACTGTATAAAGTACTTCCTCAACTACTTCTTCTACAAGTTTGGCCTGGAG ACCTGCTTCCTGTTGGCCGTGAACGTGATTGGTCAGCGGATGGATCTGTTTGCTGTAGGCCACGCCTTTGGCCTCATCAGCGTCCTATCAAAGCGCCACAGGAAGCACATCGCCTCGGTGTGGCCCAAGTACTGCTACTTCCTGTCGGGGCTGTTGTGTTTCCAGTACCTGCTGTGTATCGGGTTCCCACCGGCTGCCTGTAAAG ATTATCCCTGGAGACCTCCGTCCTCCAACATGGACTCCAACGTGGTGAAGTGGCTCTTCCTCCCTGATCACCTGACACCACCGAACCCAGTGTTCCTCGTCT ATGATTTCTTGCTCCTCCTCGGGGCCTCCCTGCAGCTGCAGGTGTTTGAGGAGGAGCTCCAGTCGTCAGTTCAGATCCTCGCAGGAGACAACTGTGAGCTGATCGAGGATGACGGACAGGTCTCTGATCCAATCAGGAGACTCCGTCTCAACACAGGCCCTGACTTCATGCTGTGCAG GTCTTACCTGGACATGATGAAGCTGATCATCTTCAGCTACATGTTCTGGTTTGTCCttaccatcatcttcatcaccggGACGACCAG GATCAGTATCTTCTGTATGGGTTACCTGGTGGCATGTTTCTACTTCCTGTTGGTGGGCGGAGATCTGCTGCTGAAACCAGTCAAATCCATCCTGGTGTACTGGGACTGTCTGATTGGCTACAATGTGTTCGTCATCACCATGAAGAACATTTTGTCG ATCCTGGCCTGTGGTTTCATCAAGTCGTTGGTGTTGAATCACTGTTGGCTGATTCAGCTCTTCAGTCTGGCCTGCACCATCAAAGGATACACCAAAC CGGAGCAGCAGAGCAGTAAGCAGTGTGAGTTGCCAAGTGACGAGGCGGGCATCATCTGGGACGgcgtctgtttctgtttcctgttgctGCAGAGGAGAGTCTTCAGGAGTCACTACTTCCTGTATGTGGTCCTGAACcttcaaaacacacaactgcTGGCCTCCAG GGGGGCGGAGCTCTTTGAGGCGTCCACAGTGAAAGCTGTCAGAGCGAGACTGGAGGTGGAGAAGACGTCCATGGACCTTCTGAAGAGACA GATGGAGAGAATTAAATCCCGACAGAAGAAGTTCCgcagaggaaaagagaaaatgttgagTTTGACCCAAGACAGCTTCCATACTGATG ATCAGGAGAACAGGAAGGGGCGGAGTCAGAAGAAGTGGTGGAGACCCTGGGTAAACCACGCCTCCA TGGTGAGGAGTGGGGACTACTACCTGTTTGAGAcggagagtgaggaggaggaggaagaggaggagaaaaagaaggaggagcagaaggaggaggagctacCTGAGAAATCAGCCTTCCAG tttgTGTATCACGCCTGGATAACAGACTCCAGAACAGCAATGAGAGCTCGCAACAATCAAGAGAAACTCTGGAAGAAGAACTCCTCTGATCGAAAGagcaggaaggaggagaagagaggag CTGGAGGAATCGAAGTGACGGAGGAGACGGACGAGGacgaggagaaggaggagggaccAG ACACGGTGCTGCGTCGGTTCTCCAGCACGTTGCGGTTCTGTTGGGTTCTGCTGTCGGCTCTGCTGGACTCTCTGACCACCTGGCTCAGCGGTCTGTGTCAGGAACACATCGACATCTCCACCGTCCTCCGCATCGAGCGCTGCATGCTAACGCAGCAGGCCAAGCAG GGGAATGTTCCCACCAGAGAGGCAATCCACGTTTACTACCAAGAACAGATGATGAAGGCCTCCAGAGAGTCAGGCCTGAACTACAGTACCCATGAGGCAGAGGGGCAGGcctcagcagagagaggaagggagcaAGAAGAAGAGGCAGTGAGTCCTGACACGAATGAGGAACTGGAGAGTAACCCAGataaaccagaaccaggatCACTATCAGGAGGAGCTCAACatgaaccagaaccagaactaaTATCAGGAGGAGATGGTCCAGGTGAACCAGAAGAAGAACCAGTATCAGGAGGAGATGATCCAAGTGAACCAGAATCAGAACCAGTATCTGGAAGAGATGGTCAAGGTCACCTAGAAACAGAACCAGTATCTATAGCAGATGGTCCAGGTGAACCAGAAGCAGAACCAGTATCTGGAGCAGATGGTCCAGGTGAACCAGAAGAAGAACCAGTATCTGGAGGAGATGGTCCAGGTGAACCAGAAGAAGAACCAGTATCTGGAGCAGATGGTCCAGGTGTACCAGAATCAGAACCAGTATCTGGAGGAGATGGTCCAGGTGTACCAGAATCAGAACCAGTATCTGGAGGAGATGGTCCAGGTGAACCTGAAGAAGAACCAGTATCTGGAGCAGATGGTCCAGGTGAACCAGAAGAAGAACCAGTATCTGGAGCAGATGGTCCAGGCGAACCAGTCTCAGCAGAGGCTCCTTCCTCAGGAGTTGAACCAGATTGGTTAACAGCAGAAGGTGACCCAGTAGAGGAAGTTAAAGTTGAAGATTACCCAGAATGCCTGGTGACTAACACCATCCAGAGATGTCGACCCAAACTGTCCCGGATGGAGAGAGTCCAGTGTTCAtcgtcctcctcgtcttcaGAGGAGGAACAGATGAG ATCTGAAGAATCAAAGCCGACTCACACCGgagcctcctccccctctcccccacctccctcctcctccccctcctacAGCCTTGCTCTGGGGCTGgacctgcaggaggaggaggctgggcAGGGATTCGGGAGGCGGCCGGCTCAGACTCCGGGGGAGCGaagtgacttcctgtctgactcaGCCTCCACTTCCTGTCCGGCAGCGTCTCGCGCTCAGGAGCTGACGGCCAGTGAGCTGCTGAGGAGCAG GACCTTTTACGACGAGGAGCTGGAGGCATCGGACTGTTTCTACGGCAACCAACACCAGCTGCTCCAGCTGTGCTACGCCCTCTACAGCATCCTGGCAGCCAG GTCGGAGACGGTGTGCTACCTGGTCATCGTGTTGAACCACATGGTGTCTGCCAGCTGTCTGACGTTGGTACTTCCTGTTCTGGTGTTCCTGTGGGCGATGCTGTCCGTCCCTCGACCCAGTAAGACCTTCTGGATGACGGCCATCATCTACACGGAG gtCACCATCGTCATCAAGTATTTCTTCCAGTTTGGATTCTTTCCATTCAACCAGAAGCTGGAAGTGGACCGCTCCAAACCATTCCACCCCCCAAACATCCTGGGGGTGGAGAAGAAGGAAGGCTGG ATCCTGTATGACCTCCTGCAGCTGCTTGCTTTGTTCTACCACCGGGCCATACTCAAG TGCCACGGACTGTGGGACCAGACTGTTACCATGGAGACTGACACCGTCCATCACCACGACAACCAGGCTGACTCCGCCCACGGTGCTGCCTCCATCGATCCGTCAGAACTCACCAGCACGCTGCGGCGTCGAGGCAGGAGACGGACTAACTCCAGCTCCACCCAGCTGCGCTCTCCTGCAG GTAGTGTGGGTTCCAGAGCTCAGCAGCCCGGCAGGTTTGATCTTCTGCTGGAGAAACTCAGAGAGCTTTCCATCAGAGCCAAGAAGTTCTCCATTAGCAG gtcTATGTCTCTTTACCGTCCCGTCCTTCACTTCTTCAGAGCTCTCGTCCAGCCAGAATACAGCGCCGTCACCGACGTTTACGTCCTCATGTTCCTTTGCGACACCGTCgacttcatcatcatcgtctTTGGCTTCTGGGCCTTCGGA AAACACTCTGCAGCTGCTGACATCACTTCCTCCCTCTCAGAGGACCAGGTTCCTGAAGCTTTCTTGGTGATGGTCCTGATCCAGTTTG GTACCATGGTGATTGACAGGGCTCTGTACTTGAGGAAGACCGTTTTGGGGAAGTTGGTCTTCCAGGTGATTCTGGTGTTTGGGATTCACTTCTGGATGTTCTTCATCCTGCCGACGGTCACTGAGAG gcGGTTCAATCAGAACCTGGTGGCTCAGCTCTGGTATTTCGTAAAGTGTGTTTACTTCGGCCTGTCGGCCTATCAGATTCGATCTGGATACCCGACACGAGTTCTGGGAAACTTCCTGACGAAGAGCTACAACTACCTcaacctcttcctcttccaggG TTTCCGTCTGGTCCCCTTCCTGACGGAGCTGAGGGCGGTGATGGACTGGGTGTGGACCGACaccactctgtctctgtcctcgtGGATCTGTGTGGAGGACGTTTATGCCCACTGCTTCGTCTTAAAGTGCTGGAGGGAGTCTGAGAAG AGGTACCCTCAGCCTCGTGGGCAGAAGAAGAAGCGTGTGGTGAAGTACGGGATGGGCGGTCTGATCGTTCTGCTGCTCATCTGTATCGTTTGGTTTCCTCTGCTCTTCATGTCGCTCATCAAGTCTGTCGCCGGAGTCGTCAACCGACCGATCGACGTCTCTCTGACCATCACGCTGGGAGGCTTCCAG CCCATCTTCACGATGAGTGCTCAGCAGAATCAACTCAAAGATCTGACTGAAGAAGACTTCAGCTCCTTCACCAGCTCCTACAGCTACACACCA AGTGCCTTGCAGTTCCTGGAGGCTTATGGTCATGAGGACGTGACGCTGGCGGAGCTGCAGGGCAGCAGTAACTCTCTGTGGACCATCAGTCCTCCCAGCAGGCAGTACCTGAGCCAAGTACTCAGTCTGGACCACTTCCCCCTGACTGTGTCCTGGACTGTTCAGAG GAACCTGAGTCTGGGGGCGAAGGCGGAGCTTGCATCAGGTAAACATGTGACCTATCTGGACGATCAGACTCGGCTGGAGCTGATTCAGCTGCTGAACGGGatgaggtcacttcctgt ggtCATACAGGAAGTGTTTCCGTGTTTCATTCGAGCTCCCAGCGACTCCAACTCCAAACCCATCGAGCAGCTTTACCCAg ATGACCACTACAAGGACATCCTGCTGGCCCTGGAGCggtcgaccaatcagagccgagAGATCCAGGACTGGTGGATCGTTGACCAACCAGCTGCCAGCCTGGTGCCCATCGGAGGCGAGGCTTCGCTGAGTGACAGGAGGGAGGCGGGGCTTCAGTTGTTTGTGTTCAGTGATAAAGTCAGTCCTCCGAGTCTGGGCTTCCTGGCTGGATACGG CATCATGGGTCTTTATGCGTCGGTGGTTCTTGTCATCGGGAAGTTCGTGCGTGAGTTCTTCAGCGGGATCAGTCACTCCATCATGTTCGAGGAGCTGCCGTGTGTCGACCGCATCCTCAAACTCTGCACCGACGTCTTCCTG gtgagagagacaggtgagctggagctggaggaggagctttACGCCAAACTGATCTTCTTGTACCGATCGCCAGAGACTCTGATCAAATGGACGCGACGCTGA